A stretch of DNA from Acropora palmata chromosome 12, jaAcrPala1.3, whole genome shotgun sequence:
TTCTTTTCATACTTGAAGATTTTGACTTTCATACTTAAGTTTCGATGAGCTTATCTCGAAACAACTGATTCAGTCCTTGGGGCCGTACTGCAACACTATAGCTACTttaagctgttttgtttttgttttttttcatgcttAACGTGTCGTTGCGCGGACACTTTTTATGCATGAAGAAAGACTGGTAAGTTGCTCTTGATTAACCAAGATAGAGTCTAGGAACTAGCTGCAGGAAAAGCAACATTGCTGAGGagacaaatttctttgttcCAAACGTCGGAAAATTTTATCTGAGTTTGACCAGCGGCATGCACCGCATGCGTTGGTTTCGTGATGGCGATCTTGCCGAGTTTTCGTTGAGAAGAGTGGACCGGTTAGAAAAACAAAGGGGTCGAGTGACTGAAACGTAGGCTGATTGAAGGTCTCTCAGGCTGAGTTTACGCGAACTTGGTTTCACATCGATTCCGTTTCACGACATGGACACCGCGTCGAAATCGATGCTGTTTGGAAATGCTCACCCGGCAGCGTTGTTGACAATGTTGACTGTTTACGTCATGCCGAACTCATTATACAGACCAGAGGAGACTGGGTAAGAACCCTTTTCCATCATTCTCCTCCAGAAAGGAAAGGTTAGCCTACCATTTCGGAAgtaacgttaaaaaaaaaaaaatgaaagttttctgTTTATCGCTGTCAAATTTAAGGGATAGCAGGATATCATCGTTAACCGATCACATGGCGAATTTTAACAAGAAGTTGTGTTTATTCTCGTTATAAGACGACCATCCGAATTGAAAATATCACGAAAGCGTTGGATCGATGAACCAACGTTTGAGTCTTGAAGAAGATTTATTCAAGATATACGACAAggaatagaccatattcgtactctcagtattggactggaactagcttgcaatggaggctaatgcgggcaaatcttttcaaatgcaaataatttttaatatattcccccggattagcctccattgcaagctagttccagtccaatactgagaatacgaatatggtctattgaaTCCGGAGTTTGGTTTAATTAAAATAGCGATGATTTACATCAAAAACATTACATCATCGCCAGGTACGTCAACCAAGTTGCAGTGACCCGGCAGATGATTCAGtgaaaaattggttttgtGTGAAGTTCTCATTTCAACGTCTACTCCAGAAGCTGATTTCAGTTGATTCGATTGGTTGCCTTCCATTTTACAGTGGTTTGTTTATATTAGTTACCAAACATTTAAACTGAAGCGAGGGTGGGAATAACCTTGTTACTATGCAAACCGTAATGTCATCTTCAGCCTCACTCCTCTTCAAAGGCTTGGCAGCTAAGAATGGTTTGTTCAGGGCagaaaaacagttttctttgCACAAGAACTCAAAACTTCCagaatttaataattcaaCAGACATGCATTATAATTTAGGATTTTCCCTAGAGCCTCCTTTTGCCCCAGAGGATGACGTCGATGAAAAAGCTTgccttaatttttctttctctctgtttgttttctgGTTTTTGTCGCTTCAACTGCATCCCTTTTCAAATACCCAAACACAAGCCTTATCATGAGTTTCAGGCCGGGCTGAAGTTTCGCTCCGCgtaccgggctgaaatattgttgcgtttacatgctcaatttcagcccgggcgcagaACGCAAATTTCCATGAGAATGTTTACTGAGGTGAGAAAACACAGTCGATGCGCATTCTTGCGTTCCCTTTTCGGTCcgggatgaaaaaaaatgatagcgatcacatggatttttcagcccgtttggccgggctgaaaatcctagcccggtttttAAAATCAGTACTGGGCTAGGTTTTAGGCTGGGCTAAGGTTAAGGGTatgaatccctctccatgtaatcgacaatttgatttgaaGAGGATTTTCAgaagccgggctgaaatttcagccctgGATGAAATTTGTCATGTAatctggggcctgtttctcgaaagtcccgaaacttttcgggcttatttcgggtgacacaattctctttgtatcttcaaaacgaaggcgtctcgaggcacgaaactttgcagttatttttacttttattccctttacaacatatgaaaagaccagctttacagaataagcaggtcgtagttttacgactggcttttcgggcccgaaaagttctcgggacttctCGACTTAGTCGACGTCCTATCCCATAATATGCGGCTAGAGGGAACGCAAAATTCTGCACTCGCCACGCCATCGTATCCATCTGACACCTTTTTCTCACCAACTCGTTCTTAAAATATTAATGTGCATTTCAGGCTTACCataagtttcttttatttttacttctccTGAACATCCTTATCAATCTGACCTTTTCCTTATGTTTAGCCGGTTTGAATAGTATCTCAGATTCacgctaactcaatgttgtacccaattcagatCTATCGGGGTTAAggttctttgtgtgtttcatttgcatgataatacagcattcacatttaaatgatatggaaatacttgaaacaaatcgttttattcccaaaggatttgaattgtgtacaacattgagttagccgaataggTCTATTATCTCGATGTAGCAATATGAAATATTAATTAAGAGGAGAAgtttcaaaacgttttattttattttatttttttttcgagttCAACGATGACCGCGGTGTCCACCGTTTAGCTCGAATCGCGCTTCAAAAAAAGAATCCTAGAAATGACGCCTCGATCAGTcttcattgttttaataaagttttccaaataaaaatatgtaaacaaattttctcAACTCTTTTTAAAAAACTTCCAGTGATTTTCCTGTTTACTCCATCGTAAGTGATCCCGAAGTAAAAGGACGTTAACTTCGATCGAGTTAATGGTCATTAAGTGCGATAAGCTCGAAACGTTAAGTATATCTATTATTCCTCTCTTTCCATTTGTAAAAAGTAAGCGATAATCAAGTCACAAAAGTTCTCCTTAGGCCATCTAAGCTTTATACGAAACAAAACTGCcattacaaacatttgaaacaaaagattcGTTAATTGTAGTTAATTAACGTTACTCACTTTACGTTTTCAGCATTCAAGTTTTACAATCAATGGTCTCTTCTGAAGATCTACGTGATAGCATACGAAACATCAAGTAAATAACTATAGTATGAATATTTAACCTCCACCCTCATCAGTTCTGAACTTCCTCTCTAAATTAATATTACTAATTGATTTATGAGCAGTGTTTCTACTGTTAATTACCTCAAGGCTGTATTTATAATAGAACATGGGAAGTAAATTCCTCGAACGAAAGTGATTGAAATATGCCTGCATGATATCTTTATTACGTCTGTTAATTAAACCGCGATCCGTATGAGCTGAAAAGATCTTATCTTACAGTTACCTGCGAATTTAAAAAGACTAAGTATTAATGACTTAGTGACTGGTTAAGATATGTCATCACCCACAGTTAATTGAACTTGTTTACAGTTCCATATTATTTTGCGCTCCTTGCCCCAACTCCAGCTGCTGGATAGCAAACCTGGCCTTAAATACAACGGACCGTTCTAACTGCAATTCATTTTAAGTGATCAGGCAAAATAATGAGCTTTGCTAGTGTGAACTAGTGAgtcaaaaaacatgcaaacgTTTGGTTTGACTAGAATGCAATTGCTCAAGATCATTCTCGTGATTCTATCAGTTTTAATGGTCCTCTCACGCGCTCTAGCGACAGGTATATATGTTACTTAGGCCATTGTTCTTCGATTTGTTATCAAAGATCTTGATTTAACTGAGAGTAAATTCTTTTTCTGCCAGGATTTTTATTCTCTCTTATTTTCTGCGCGTTTATGATTTCACCGATCTTTGTATTTTCAGAGTTAAAAGAACCGGACAAAGTTGTCAGCCGCGATGGACCCAACCGTGGAGTAAGTTATGTCAACTTTGTAGAAGAAAAGTTCTCCTACTTGAACATCACTGCTCTTGGAGGCGACTTCGTTGATAACATGCCCGAGTGTTCGTTTGCATATCTGGATACTCCGTCGTGTTTCTCATTCAACTTGGGGGCCACCCCGGACATCAACGACAGATTTCCTTGTGAACTTCTTCCTTCGGACAAATACAACAACTCCGATCAATTTGGGCACAGCAATATTTTTCACCACTTCAGCATCGCGGTAAGTAAATCTCATGCAGTATAAAGACGGAGGCAAAAACGACGATATAGAATCCCGGATAAATATAAGAGCTAatagatttttatttttcgagAAGAAGAAAGTTTTCGTCTATACTTACTGACAGgtataaaaaaagaagagactATTGTGTTTCCACGAAGGCAAGTATCTTCGCAATAGTTTTCGTAAGAGTCGCACTGTTCTATGATATTCTCCCGCGCAAAAAGTAAGGCAAACAGAACCGCGTAGACAATTGAAAACTCTTCTCGATGATCAATGTAATAGGTATTAGAGGCACAGTATTCATTGAAAGCAGCCTTGTAAATTTACTCAGTAATTAGCATTAACTTTCGAGGAAACAATTGTATACATAAACTTCAATAATCGCAACAGCAGACAATATGACAGTTGGTAATTGTTTCTAGTGTTTCAGTTACAGTTTATACTTTAGCATCACAAGACATTTTCTGCCGTGACAAATTTTACCGTGGATAACTAAAGATTGTTTGGCTTGAAGATTCATTACCCGGACTCCAAGCGCAAGGTCTTTTAAAAACGCCACCAATTTAATAACTTTTGAGGAGGGCAAAGTTTATTGATTAACTGGCCTAAGTGGATCAAAAGTAAGAAAGAactatccagcggataaatTACTATACATCTATATATCTACAGCCCGTAGTGTTATCCAGTCTTTGAAGAAATGGGGCTTGTACGTTCGATAATTAAATCACTACGCCAGAGGACTTGACAAAAAGCAGTTTATCGCTCAAGACGTTGGCAACTGGCCTTCTGGAGATTATTCACACAGAGTTAAGAAACAATGTAAATGTGACGGAATATCGTTGTTTGCACTCTCCAAAGTCTAGTTTCGGTTAATACAAAATTATGACTACGTGAATAATCATGCACTATGCATTCTTTACTTAGACACCCTGTAGTACTTGGCCATGCAAGAGCAAAGGTAAATGTCTCCCATTGTACAAAGAGAACCACTACAAGTGTCTCTGTACCAAAGGATTCAAGGGAAAGAACTGTGAAAACGGTAAGAAATATTCCCATAGCATCAGCCTCGTTTAGCAATGGTTCCTTGGCTGCGCAAGAGAATGATGACTTAAACCTTCTCGGATAACTGGATTTCTTGGTAACGCGCCAAACCATCCGACTATAGAGATATTTTACATGGTCGTCGCAAAAACATAAGGTCTAAGTTAAAAGTTAGTTGTCTCTTGTCTAATGTTGCGGTTAACTCTATTGAAAAGGCTTTTTAGGTTCCGCAAGGAAATCTTAATTGGATCCATTAAATGGCGAGAACGGCATACAGGACGACGAAAGCTAACTTGTTGAAGAAAGGATTCATTTACTGTTTCGCATTTCGTATTGGATCCGGTGTGAAATCGGAAAtcgatcttttttttctcatatccATGTGAGATAGAACCATAAAACACTTTTAGTTGGCcgtaaaataattaatatgcaTCTTTTTCCAATGATTCCTTCATCTTTGTCATTCAGACATTGATGAGTGTTCTTCCGCAAACAAATGTCACCTGGATGCCATTTGTACAAACACCAAAGGATCTTACAACTGCATCTGTCAACTTGGATTTGTAGGCGACGGAAAAAACTGTTCTGGTAAGACTCTCAGTGTTGAATAGCGTGGCAACTAAGAGCTAACAGAATTAATAAGTCCTAGCAGAATTGAAACTCTtggagtaatttttttttcacattgttATCATCGTTTTTGTTTCGTCATTTTCGAATCAATCTCTTTTGGCAAATTGATTGGTAAGTTTTAAACCGGCTGAGATTCAAACCAccacaaaataattttcatgcaaaaagCGGCCTCTCTCAGCCATGACTTTTCAACCCCTCACGGGCATCGAGGTTGCAAACTTTAAATCTAAAATGCTTCTTTCATTTATGCTCCAGACATTGACGAATGCTCCATTGAAAACGAGTGTCACCAGAATGCTACATGTAACAACACCAAAGGATCTTACAACTGCACTTGTAAAGATGGATTTGAAGGCGACGGGAGAAACTGCGCAGGTAAGCCTCCAGTGTGGCGTACACGGCcttttttggccattttgcaaaagctccAGTGGGGCAAAATACCGATTTTCCgactgaattttaaaatgccaaaagaATGGGAGAGACGACTCGTATCAAGGCCTAATGTATATTTTTGGGCTTTATAGCTATAAAATAAACCTGGGTGACCCGAAAATTTGAGTGATGACTTTtaattaaactggctgagctTCAAACCGTCGCAGAATATTTTCGATGAACAAAGGCCGCTCTCAGCCAAGCTACTTTCAGTAAAAGAACTCATTTTATGTGAAACTCCAAGACTTCTCACGAAAATATGGCCGGATTCATCTAGCTTGAACGTTCAATTTTTCGACCGTGACTTTCCAACCTCTCACAGGCATCCAGGTTGCAAACTTTGAATCTCaagtgccatttttttttcttgttccagACATTGACGAATGCTCTATTGCAAACGACTGTCATCTGGATGCCACTTGTAACAACACCGAAGGATCTTACAACTGCACTTGTAAAGATGGATTTGAAGGCGACGGGAAAAACTGCTTTGGTAAGTTTCTGTTTAAGAGCATAACCACAAATAGCTTCCAGAAGAAGAACTTACAGAAATGAAGATGCAGCAGTAAATTtttacattaatattattacaataattcttttcttttgctttgttaaTGGTATTTGTGCCAACTTAGCGAAGCGGAATACACAGAAATAGTTATTTTGCCGGCACGGAGAGGAGATCTGGATTGGAATAGGAAGGATTATGGGTATGCATGTGAGGTACTCACTGTTGTGAATTTAAACAGGCTAGGTCAGCACTCACTCAGcttctcagtttcttttttgagATGTGAATGTATATTATTCAGTTTTCCCGATGACTCATCATTGTAGTTCAGCCCCAAAAGTTAGCGGCGCCGCAGCACGTAGGGGTATACCTTCTCCTTTTTTCCACGCAGtgggttttggttttgtctgGCGGTGTCACAGTGTTTTCATTGGTATTTAATTTCGAGAGATAAATCTTGTATTTTAACCCAGTGTTACGTAATTGTGCAGTGCGGTTGTGTAAAGAAATGGTTGTTTGAGCTCCCGGCCGTGACCCACAGACCCATGAATCTAAACAGTTGTCTGCCCTCTCATTGGCAGTGTGGGCAAATTCATCGTTATTGTTTGAATTCGTTGTTATCGAACCAGTCTCTTTTGGCAAATTGATTGATAAGCTCATTAAACTTGACCTTCAGGCCGTCATAGAATATTTTCTATGCCCGAAGGCCTCTCTCAGCTAAGCAACTTTCAGTAAAAGAACTTCTTGATCTTTCCTGCATGAGAAACTTCTCACGGAAATAAGCCCGGATCCATCTGGCTGGAACAATCAATTTTTCTGCCATGAATTTCCAATTTCTCACGAGGTTGCAAACCTTACATCTAAAATGCTACTCTTGTTACAGACATTGACGAATGCTCTATTGAAAACGAATGTCACCATAATGCTGCATGTAAAAACACAAAAGGATCTTACAACTGCACTTGCAAGGGAGGATTTAAAGGCGACGGGAGAATTAACTGCACTGGTAAGATTCTGGATTATATTGTGTGTTTGAACTTCAATTGCAAACATCAATCGTGGACGTACACATCCACAATGCCTTTTTTATGTAGCATTCCTCCGTTGTTCTTCGCCAGGCTGAGGGTAACCCTATAAGCGATGATGGGGGGGGGGAAGGGTTAAAATTAGTCGGATAGGGAATGTTTATTAAGAGGCTGTCTCCGTAAAAACCACCCACTCATTTTCGCGCACGTCGCAACGTCTCTAAAAGCTTaaaattggcatttttcgtGGCGCTGTAAAATATGCGATTTGCATCATCCAGCAATGGATCTTACGTCAATTTACTCATCAACCTTTGCAGTTTTGCGAGAGACTAACATATTTTCTTCTAATTCATGTCGcaagacgaaatcaagcacattACTCAACACTATCAATCCCTGTCGAATGACGGCCGGAAATGGTCCTTCTTTAGAAGCTAATTTTGAACGTTTGGCACCGAGTTAAACACTCTAGTCAACACAAACGAAAAGTATAGTCCTTTATGGACAAATATATGCAAAAAGCACTGTACGATTTTcgtatttcaaaagttatggTCGTTTGTATCAACACATGTACGAACATTTGCGACTTTCAGTCCtatagcaaaatccagctatTTCGGACAGATTTGATCATAAGTACAGCTTACCTGCTTCGCAGCTCTGGTTTATTTCCAATTTCAGCCATTTTATAAGCTTTGTTATCACTGAATTGAACGACAGTTTCAGGGaattcgcccttgtcacaaggcggccatattgccccgggggaccaaaaaagctttcttttaccacgctaagccccacccccatggtttccattgcgaggcttagcgtggtaaaacaaagctcttttggtctcccgggacaatatggccgccgtgtgacaagggtgaatagGTAGGTATTGCATTCGAAACTTGAGCACTGCTTTTGCCAGAATTTCTCGTAAGCGAACAAAGCTCGACTCCACGGCCACATTTTGAGATACTCTATTGAAACATTTGTTCAGAACTGGCTTTCTTCGTGAATCAGACAATCAGTTATCCAAGTCTGGTATTAAGAGAGGGACACTCAATTTTAGACTAGATCCAGTaagattattgttttttttttaattgagaCCGAACAACCTGAGAAAATTTGATGTTTTCCCTTAACAGGTCCTCCTGAATGCAAGAACTATATCGCTCTTAATGCATGGGATAGAACCGTGCACTCCACTAGAGGAAGAAAATGTGACGACAATCTCAAAACAGGATGGTATCGTTTTCAAGGCCAAGCGGGAAGGCAACTGCCAACTATTTGTCCACCAGTCCACAGATGTAACACGAATCTGCCGGGATGGATGAACGGCAACCATCCAAATGTTGAAGATGGCATTGTTAACAGACAAGTTTGCTTTCATGGGTATTCCAATTGTTGTCACAGAACCACAACAATTGACGTGCGTAATTGTGGGGCATACTATGTATACAGGTTAACAAAAGTGTCAGACTGTCCCTTACATTACTGTGGAACTGGATAGAAACTTTATGGACGAACGGTCAAAGTGGACCACTGTCATTCAAACGTGCCCCCAACATTCAAATCGGAGTGAAAAGACAGAATATATTCCATTTGATTTCCAACCgagatttcttaaatttttcttttttcttgaacagaaaatgcctttttagccaaaaataaaaaataataataataataatagtaatagaaaTCCCCATAAATGACAGAccacaacaaaacaacattatGTTACGCGAAAGCGTGGGTCAGTTTGGATGAACCCGATAGACCTAACATATAATATTGCCTCGCGATCTTTAATTGCATCACGTTATAGTTCTAACAGAAATTTTATGCTTAAATCTGTATGGCTAAAATGCTCCAATAAAACACGCCTATTTGGTTAGAACGAAAGGATCTCGTAGTTTTCTGGTTAACGCTGCTCAAAATAATAGTAGGCATGGGATACAGTCAGTTGTAACTTTCTCGCTTTCGCCTTGTCGCCttgagtttttcaattttagatCTCGCAAAATACTGTAGTTTCTACAACAGTTTTTAAAATGACGGTCCAACGAGCTCTGCATGAAAGCCAAACTTTCTAGTTCGTGTTCGTGACAGTCCTTTTCTCGAACACCGTAAAGAATTGCAATTAGCTCATGAGGATGATATCTTCCAATTTTCTCGCTTAGTTAGTTACACTTTTTACTCGTTGAAATAatcgttgtcgttaaaaccttaaatttggaaatttcaagtCGTCACTTGGCAGACTAcatcaaagaattgtactaaagtgcgtgccgcacgttcttcacgattattttttcctcactcagccaatcagattattgctttctggcgtcgtcgtggccgttgccgtcgtcctttcttaaactccctattggcGTGTTGCAGAGGACGGCGCGGACTTATTCATAAGtacgtgctgcacgtgcagcgcGCTTATTTTTTCTTACTCGACCAATCAAGTTCTTAACTTGTGGCGTTGTCATCATTGCCGCTTCCCtcgtcgatgctaaagctccgTATTAAAAAAAGGTCGTCTTCACGAGAACGAAAGTTTTTCCAACTCATCAAAAATAATCATGACGCCTTCTTCATCAATTCACAGCACTATTGCGGTCTTAacgcaatttttttgcttgaaaacatgaagaaggaaaaaaaagggtcAAGAACGCGAAATGGTTCTTTGCAATCAAACGTATTAACAAATGACTCGAACACGAAGGCGAGGACGAAAACAAAGCACCAGACCTTACGCGGACAACGCTCACACTCGTCTTCGTCGAGTTCCTGGATCTAAATTGAGCTCTCTGTTGTTTTCctgataaataaaaatgtccAAGTAACTACTTGCAatgatatatttttatatgaagtatgaaaaaaaaaaaaagagagaaaggcTTGAAATAGCTAAAGTTGCTGCATTCCCAAggaataaatttttttgacatgGGCTTATACAAACTTGACATGAATGTCAAAACCTTGTGGTATAAAACTATGCCCTGACATAAAACCAGGTCATCTTGATATTTGGACGAGCATACTGACCGAGATACGGGATTTCACTTCCCCACGTCCAAGATATTTCCTGTTCTTTACACTGTGCGTGCacattaaataatttattacattttatgAACCCATgaaatagacctctttagcttgtatgttttgttttctcaattcagaccacgtgatgctactcgagggaatagtttctttcagatgtcgtcttatgcacgtgcaaatgtacgcataactaatgcaaaaaacaaaaggaaaattcccatgagggcatcacgtggtctgaaatgggaaaacaaaacacacaagctaaagaggtctattgcaGTATCAATAAAAGGatatttaataaaaccaaGTCTCTTATAAAGCATTAATAAGCGCTCAGGCCTTTTAGTTGGCACATTCAATTTCCCTATTCTGACATAACGAAAGCGATCATTCGTACAAATATGCAAGTataaaaaaacatgaaatttcaaagaaaccatTTCCTTGAGTAACCACTCATCGACCGAATTCTTTTGCTTGAATTTTGACCTCTTTTCatgcaaatatattttttttattcaccttTCGTTACCAACAAGCTAAGTTTTCAGTGCTGTAACGATGTCCTGGGTGGTATGACTGAAGTCACTCTGCAAGGAGGGTTTTCGATTTCAGGAAAGCCAATGTATTTTCGTAGGTCAAACGAAACCGAGAAACTTGATACTTGTTTCAAGACCAATTACAGCTTTTGCGCACGCTCTATCATGAACttaaaatgagaccattttgttttttaactaAAAAGGACGATGTCATACAATTTTCGAACCAACGGAACATCGAATAAGCAGATTTTGGGTCACGATATTTTGGGCCAAacctgaaaagaaatatttaattaCTTATAAATAATAACCTACAATATTTGAAGAAGGTTTTAACATACTCCTTTTGTTGCTTCGTcttatttgtgttttgactttcATCTGTCAATTGTAAGATAACATTGGTTCAATTCATTCTTTCCACGTGTTATTTTCATCTGCCATAAACTGTCAAACCCCTGGGTGTCGGTGCCAAACGACGACTACCATACAAATTcgaggaaaacattttttgtattAAACAGTACGTATCGATAACTACATTGAGGCACTGAACTTATAACTTTCATTTGGTCAAATGATAAGAAAAGTAATTTATCCAGAGCTTATGCATGGGCAGTCAGGGTTAAAACTGAATCCAGATTGTCAAGCAGCCAAGTAGGGTTTTTTGCTTTGTCCCATTGCTTTTTGCTAAGACTTCA
This window harbors:
- the LOC141859290 gene encoding uncharacterized protein LOC141859290 is translated as MQTFGLTRMQLLKIILVILSVLMVLSRALATELKEPDKVVSRDGPNRGVSYVNFVEEKFSYLNITALGGDFVDNMPECSFAYLDTPSCFSFNLGATPDINDRFPCELLPSDKYNNSDQFGHSNIFHHFSIATPCSTWPCKSKGKCLPLYKENHYKCLCTKGFKGKNCENDIDECSSANKCHLDAICTNTKGSYNCICQLGFVGDGKNCSDIDECSIENECHQNATCNNTKGSYNCTCKDGFEGDGRNCADIDECSIANDCHLDATCNNTEGSYNCTCKDGFEGDGKNCFDIDECSIENECHHNAACKNTKGSYNCTCKGGFKGDGRINCTGPPECKNYIALNAWDRTVHSTRGRKCDDNLKTGWYRFQGQAGRQLPTICPPVHRCNTNLPGWMNGNHPNVEDGIVNRQVCFHGYSNCCHRTTTIDVRNCGAYYVYRLTKVSDCPLHYCGTG